Genomic DNA from Candidatus Poribacteria bacterium:
TTGCGCAAAATTGTTTCCGATGAACTTTGTATGGTTCTAATGAACCCATCTGGAATCAATGCGCCTGTCTTGTTTGTGTGGGATAGTCTTGGAATGCGGAAAGATTTTGGTGACATTTATTTCAAATTAGGTTATAATCTTTTGCGGTTTACCTTACAGTTAATTCGTGGGTGTTGCGCGTAAGCGTTACCCTACAAGATCGGGGGTATAAGTGGTATCTCGACGTAAATTTTTTAAATTTCTCGGCTGGGGGAATTTCGTTGCAGCATTAGGCTTGACCTTCGGACCGGGATTGGTTCGGTATTTATATCCACGCGTGCTGTTTGAACCCTCCTCTGTTTTTAAAGCAGGATTTCCAGCAGAATATCCACCGGGCAGTGTGAGTGAAAAGTTCAAAAAAGAGCCATTTGGTGTTTGGATTGTCCGGAAGCAAGACGGTGAATTCTACGCGCTCTTAACCATTTGCACACACCTCGGGTGCACACCGCGCTGGCTCGGTTCTGAAAACAAGTTCAAATGCCCATGTCACGGTAGTGGTTTTGACCGGGAGGGCATTAACTACGAAGGTCCTGCGCCGCGACCGCTCGAACGTGTTAAAATTACATTGGCAGAAGATGGTCAGATCGAAATCGACAAGGCTGTGAAGTTTTTAGGTGAGAAGGGGCAGTGGACCGACCCAGGCTCCTTTTTGAAGGTTTGAAGAAAGGAGAGCATTTGTGCCTGGCTCCCGTCAGGTAGAAAAGGCGTTTCGGCGTTATAAGGACTTCAAAATCCATATTGCTAACGTCCACGTCGAAACTTGCTAAAAAACGTATGAACGAAGAACGTAAAGGGCTCAAAGAAAAGATTACGAATTCCGACATTTGGCGTTCTATGTTCCGCCACGGATATGAAGACACGGGACGCCGTTATACCTTACAGGTCCTCCAAAACGTCTGGCTGCATCTCCATCCTCCCCGGATTTCTCGGCACGCGCTGAACTTCCGATTCACATGGTGCATGGGTGGTATCACTTTCCTTATGTTTCTCGTGACGGCCGTCACCGGCGTGCTCCTGATGTTCTACTACCGACCCACAGCTGAATACGCGTTTCACGATGTCCAGTACCTTGAATTTGACATTCCGTTCGGGATGCTCCTGCGGAACATGCACCGCTGGGCAGCTCACGGGATGGTTATCTCGGTGATGCTCCACATGTTCAGGGTTTTCTTGACCGGTTCTTATAAGAAGCCTCGAGAATTCAACTGGGCAGTTGGGGTCATCTTGTTACTCGTGACATTTTTCCTGAGTTTCACGGGATACCTGTTGCCGTGGGATCAATTGGCGTTTTGGGCGGTGACTGTCGGGACGAACATGGCACGTGCAACACCCGTTTTGGGACATGAGGGTCCATTTGCCCCGCAAGACATCACACAATCGAACGATGTCCGATTCGCACTGCTGGCGGGTACCATTGTAGGTCCCTCCACGTTGTTGAGGTTCTATATTTTGCACTGCGTTGCGGTACCATTGTTGGCAAGCGTCTTGATGGCTTTGCATTTCTGGCGTGTCCGTAAAGACGGCGGTATCTCTGGACCTCTATAGAGAGTTGTAGAAGCGGGTTTTTTGTATAGATCGGAGCAGCAAGGGCGAGGAATCTAATCTTCGGCGGAAGCACGCCAGCACAATGATCGTGATCGCGTGACTTCCGAAAAGGAGCAGAAGAATATGGAGCATTTTATAGCACTGGTGACGAAGCCGGATAATGTCCCCATTGTTGCTATTCTCTTTTTGATACCTTATTTCATCTGGCTTTCATAAACAGGGGTCCCTTCGGATGCCGATCTTAACGATAAGGTTTACGTGTGGCCGTATTTGTGCCGGAATGAGTTTATCTGTGCTATTATCGTGATGCTCGTGCTCGGTGTATGGTCGATTATGATTGATGCCCCGCTTGAGGAACCCAGCGATCCGACGAAGACACCCAACCCTTCTAAAGCACCATGGTATTTCCTCGCACTACAGGAGATGCTCGTCTACTTCGATCCATGGATTGCAGGTGTCGTGCTCCCAGGGTTGATCATCGCCGGCTTGATTGCTATCCCCTACATTGACATTAATCCCAAGGGCAAAGGGTATTACACAATAAAAGAGCGCCCCTTCGCACTCGCGGTATTCTCCTTCGGATTTATCATTTTATGGATCGTTCTGATGGTCGTCGGGACGTTCCTGAGGGGTCCCGGATGGAACTTCTTCGCGCCATGGGAAGCATGGGATCCACATCTCGTCGTTCCACTAACGAACGTGAATTTGTCATATCTTTTTGGCATCCGCGACGCGGATACTGCGAACTTTTTCGGGTTCGTAGTGGTGGCAGGCTATTTCGCAATCGGTCCCGTTTTCTACTTGTGGAAACGTAATAGTAGTCGTTTCTTACAGGAACTCGGTCTTGTCCGGTATGTCATCGTCTCATTTCTGTTCTTAACGATGCTCGCACTGCCGATAAAAATGATACTGCGCGTGGTTTTAAATGTAAAATATATCTGGGTGTCCCCGTGGTTCAACATCTAAGAATAGCAGTCAGTCGTCAGCAATTAGCAGTTTGAAACGGCGGGGCAGGGACTTTGTAGGACCAAGTTGTGTTCGCGATTCTTTATCAAAAACGGTAGCCCGTAATGAAATGGAGGGGTGTTTTTGCTTGGGCATTTCTTCAGATTTAAGAAAGGCACGTCAAACATGGAACCGACTCCATTCCTCCGCAAGGTACAATTAAAAATCCGCAAGGAAAATTAGAAAAAGGGAGAAAATTTCGTGAGGAGCAAAAAGGAAATTCCTGCTGAGAGTAAGTCGTATTCTGCTTTGTTCTTTATTCTATCCGGATTGTTAGGACTGGTGACGATATGGGGATTCTGGGATGAGATGATTACTCGGCGTCCTTGGAAGCAGATCCAGCAGCAATTTTATCAATATGAGTATGAAAAAACACACGCGGAATTAGAGAACGCAAAATTGGCTTTGCCTGAACTGCCGACACCTCAAGAGCCTGATGCTAAGGAGCTCGCAAGGTTAACGAAGGAGGTCAGGAACGCCCAGGTTTCCTTAGAAGAAGCCTTACAGGAACGCAAATTCCGACAGAGCGAATCCGATGCCATTAACTATAAATATCAGCACAGCCTCCACGAAGCCAAGGGTAAACACAATGAGACTGTTGACAAGTGGCAGAAGAAGTTAGCAGATTTTGAGTCCCAAATTGAAGGCGAACTCACCGAAGCCGTTTTGGGAGCGGAAGCTGCTTTTGCAAACACAAATATAGCTCTGGCGCAGTTTTATCAAGCCAATGGAGACGCACAAAGTGCCCTGAGCACCTACCTCATCGCCCTGAAATATAGTCCTACAGATACGGAAATTGCTACGGGTATCACCGCCGCACAAGCATCCCTTCAATCACTGCAAGCAGACAAAGCAAAACACGACGACGTTGCACGTCTTGAAGAAAAACTGCATTCGGTGGGTGGTATCAAGCGAACCTTTTTGGGGAGTCTATTAGAGAATCCTTTCCGTGAAACACGGACCATCGTTCAATATTATCTTGAAGACTTCAGTCATACCGCAGACAGGTGTGCTACATGTCACTTCTCCGCAGA
This window encodes:
- a CDS encoding cytochrome C produces the protein MLVLGVWSIMIDAPLEEPSDPTKTPNPSKAPWYFLALQEMLVYFDPWIAGVVLPGLIIAGLIAIPYIDINPKGKGYYTIKERPFALAVFSFGFIILWIVLMVVGTFLRGPGWNFFAPWEAWDPHLVVPLTNVNLSYLFGIRDADTANFFGFVVVAGYFAIGPVFYLWKRNSSRFLQELGLVRYVIVSFLFLTMLALPIKMILRVVLNVKYIWVSPWFNI
- a CDS encoding cytochrome b N-terminal domain-containing protein, yielding MNEERKGLKEKITNSDIWRSMFRHGYEDTGRRYTLQVLQNVWLHLHPPRISRHALNFRFTWCMGGITFLMFLVTAVTGVLLMFYYRPTAEYAFHDVQYLEFDIPFGMLLRNMHRWAAHGMVISVMLHMFRVFLTGSYKKPREFNWAVGVILLLVTFFLSFTGYLLPWDQLAFWAVTVGTNMARATPVLGHEGPFAPQDITQSNDVRFALLAGTIVGPSTLLRFYILHCVAVPLLASVLMALHFWRVRKDGGISGPL
- a CDS encoding Rieske 2Fe-2S domain-containing protein, whose product is MVSRRKFFKFLGWGNFVAALGLTFGPGLVRYLYPRVLFEPSSVFKAGFPAEYPPGSVSEKFKKEPFGVWIVRKQDGEFYALLTICTHLGCTPRWLGSENKFKCPCHGSGFDREGINYEGPAPRPLERVKITLAEDGQIEIDKAVKFLGEKGQWTDPGSFLKV